A single region of the Chitinophaga niabensis genome encodes:
- a CDS encoding vitamin B12-dependent ribonucleotide reductase: protein MKNQDNKAGGLRFTRHFTQQGISPYDQFEYEYRSSVIRNPGGDVVFEMNNVEVPKGWSQIATDILAQKYFRKAGVPQPDGSLGRETSVKQVVHRMTNCWRAWGERYGYFASPQDASVFYEELAYCMLNQACVPNSPQWFNTGLHESYGIKGKPQGHYFVDPRTNKLERSTSAYERPQPHACFILSVSDDLVNDGGIMDLWVREARIFKYGSGVGTNFSHVRGDGEKLSGGGTSSGLMSFLKIGDRAAGAIKSGGTTRRAAKMVCLDLDHPEILEFVNWKVEEEKKVAALIAAGYSSDYEGDAYKTVSGQNSNNSVRIPNSFFHALEADADWELKARMNGKTIKTVKAADLWNQIAYAAWRCADPGTQYDTTINEWHTCPEGGRINASNPCSEYMFLDNTACNLASVNLRRFFDEASNQFDVQGFEYTVRLWTVVLEISVLMAQFPSKEVAQLSYEYRTLGLGYANLGSMLMVSGIAYDSEEARGIAGAITAIMTGVSYKTSAEMASHLGAFPKYEENKTEMLRVMRNHRAAAYDAADAYEGLEIKPLGINAKYCPDNLLKAATKAWDDAVQLGEKYGYRNAQSTVIAPTGTIGLVMDCDTTGVEPDFALVKFKKLSGGGYFKIINQSIPTALRNLRYKEHEIKAIVDYAKGTGSFAGAPYINPQTLSEKGFIAEEIRKLDAAVASSFDVAFVFNVYTLGEECLQRLGFTPEQFYNMEFSLLHELGFTDEQIEAANDYVCGTMTVEGAPYLKEADLPVFDCANKCGKKGERYIHPHGHIRMMAATQPFISGAISKTINLPNEATVEEIADAYKLSWELGLKACALYRDGSKLSQPLNTKGDKRKKSAEATETTAEGGGQIIDMDQLTIDELLEELNKRMIASSDTSLKRALSRIVERKTLPAKRRGFTQKAKVGGQPIFLRTGEYNDGTLGEIFIDLAKEGSTLRSLMNCFAIAVSVGLQYGVPLEEFVDKFVFTRFEPAGMVDHPNIRSSTSLIDYIFRVLGYEYLGRTDLVHILDAPGNTGEDDWDEPVVKPELSNMRIVGAASNTSGQKSPKPQPVAAASGESSTQEYMRSMQSDAPACSTCGHITVRSGTCYKCLNCGNSMGCS from the coding sequence ATGAAAAATCAAGATAATAAGGCTGGTGGCCTTAGATTCACCCGTCACTTTACCCAGCAGGGTATTAGCCCCTATGATCAGTTCGAGTATGAATATCGCTCCTCTGTAATCCGCAACCCCGGCGGGGATGTGGTTTTTGAAATGAATAATGTGGAAGTTCCCAAAGGATGGTCGCAGATAGCTACTGATATCCTTGCGCAGAAATATTTCCGGAAAGCAGGTGTTCCCCAGCCCGATGGTTCCCTTGGCCGGGAAACCTCTGTGAAACAGGTGGTACACAGAATGACCAATTGCTGGCGTGCATGGGGTGAAAGGTATGGCTATTTTGCTTCCCCGCAGGATGCCTCCGTCTTTTATGAAGAACTGGCCTACTGCATGCTTAACCAGGCCTGTGTACCTAATTCCCCGCAGTGGTTTAATACCGGGCTGCATGAAAGCTATGGGATCAAAGGCAAGCCCCAGGGACATTATTTTGTGGACCCCCGTACCAATAAACTGGAAAGATCTACCTCAGCATATGAAAGACCCCAGCCCCATGCATGTTTCATCCTCAGTGTAAGTGATGATCTTGTAAATGACGGGGGGATCATGGACCTCTGGGTAAGGGAAGCCCGCATTTTTAAATATGGCTCCGGGGTGGGTACCAATTTCTCCCATGTACGTGGCGACGGAGAAAAACTGAGCGGTGGTGGTACCTCCAGCGGATTGATGAGTTTCCTCAAGATAGGAGACAGAGCGGCAGGCGCCATTAAATCTGGTGGCACCACCCGCCGGGCAGCAAAAATGGTCTGCCTGGACCTGGATCATCCCGAGATCCTGGAATTCGTGAACTGGAAGGTGGAAGAAGAAAAGAAAGTGGCCGCACTCATTGCCGCAGGGTATTCCTCTGATTATGAAGGAGATGCATATAAAACAGTTTCCGGCCAGAACTCCAATAACTCCGTGCGGATCCCCAACAGCTTTTTCCATGCGCTGGAAGCAGATGCGGATTGGGAATTAAAGGCCCGCATGAATGGCAAAACCATTAAAACAGTAAAAGCGGCGGACCTCTGGAACCAGATCGCTTATGCGGCCTGGCGTTGTGCAGATCCGGGAACACAATATGATACCACTATCAATGAATGGCATACCTGTCCGGAAGGTGGTCGCATTAATGCTTCCAATCCCTGCTCTGAATACATGTTCCTGGACAATACAGCCTGTAACCTGGCCTCCGTGAACCTGCGCCGTTTCTTTGATGAGGCCAGTAACCAGTTTGATGTACAGGGCTTTGAATACACCGTTCGGTTGTGGACTGTAGTACTGGAGATCTCCGTACTGATGGCACAATTCCCTTCCAAAGAAGTGGCCCAGCTCAGCTACGAGTACAGAACACTCGGGCTGGGATATGCCAACCTGGGTTCCATGCTCATGGTAAGCGGTATTGCATACGACAGCGAAGAGGCGCGCGGAATTGCCGGTGCCATTACAGCTATCATGACCGGCGTATCTTATAAAACTTCAGCGGAAATGGCCAGTCACCTGGGTGCTTTCCCTAAATACGAAGAGAACAAAACAGAGATGCTGCGCGTGATGCGTAACCACCGGGCAGCAGCCTATGATGCGGCGGATGCTTACGAAGGGCTGGAGATCAAACCATTAGGGATCAATGCTAAATATTGCCCTGATAATTTACTGAAGGCAGCTACAAAAGCCTGGGATGATGCAGTGCAGTTAGGTGAAAAATATGGGTACCGCAATGCACAATCCACCGTGATTGCACCAACCGGAACAATAGGGCTGGTAATGGATTGCGACACAACCGGCGTAGAACCTGATTTTGCGCTCGTTAAGTTTAAAAAATTATCCGGCGGCGGGTACTTCAAGATCATTAATCAATCTATTCCAACCGCATTACGCAATCTCCGGTATAAAGAGCATGAGATCAAGGCCATTGTGGATTATGCGAAGGGCACAGGCAGTTTTGCGGGGGCGCCTTACATCAATCCGCAAACACTGAGCGAGAAAGGATTTATTGCAGAAGAGATCCGGAAGCTGGACGCGGCTGTGGCTTCCTCATTTGATGTAGCCTTTGTGTTCAATGTATATACGCTGGGTGAGGAATGCCTGCAAAGACTTGGTTTCACACCGGAGCAATTCTATAACATGGAATTCAGCCTGTTACATGAACTGGGATTCACAGATGAGCAAATTGAAGCTGCCAATGATTATGTATGTGGCACCATGACTGTAGAAGGGGCGCCCTATCTGAAAGAGGCAGATCTTCCTGTTTTTGACTGCGCTAATAAATGTGGCAAAAAAGGAGAGCGTTATATACATCCACATGGCCACATCCGTATGATGGCGGCTACGCAACCGTTCATTTCCGGTGCCATTTCCAAAACCATCAACCTGCCCAACGAGGCAACGGTAGAAGAGATCGCAGATGCCTATAAGCTCAGCTGGGAATTAGGGCTTAAGGCCTGTGCTTTATACAGGGATGGCTCTAAACTGAGCCAGCCACTCAATACAAAAGGAGATAAGAGGAAGAAATCAGCAGAAGCAACAGAAACCACAGCAGAAGGTGGCGGGCAGATCATAGATATGGATCAGCTCACGATCGATGAATTGCTGGAGGAATTGAATAAGCGCATGATCGCTAGTTCGGATACCTCACTGAAACGGGCATTGTCCAGGATCGTAGAAAGAAAAACATTACCTGCCAAACGCCGCGGATTTACGCAGAAAGCAAAGGTAGGAGGCCAACCTATTTTCCTGCGCACAGGCGAATACAACGACGGAACATTGGGAGAGATCTTCATTGATCTGGCAAAAGAAGGATCCACTTTACGCAGCCTGATGAACTGCTTTGCCATTGCGGTATCCGTTGGTTTGCAATATGGTGTGCCACTGGAAGAGTTTGTAGATAAGTTCGTATTTACCCGCTTTGAGCCTGCCGGTATGGTTGATCATCCAAACATCCGCTCTTCCACTTCATTGATCGATTATATTTTCAGGGTGCTGGGTTATGAATACCTTGGCCGAACTGATCTTGTACACATACTCGATGCACCAGGCAATACAGGAGAAGATGATTGGGATGAACCCGTTGTGAAACCTGAATTATCCAATATGAGAATTGTTGGTGCAGCAAGTAATACCTCAGGGCAAAAATCTCCGAAACCTCAGCCTGTAGCCGCTGCGAGCGGAGAGAGCAGCACACAGGAATACATGCGCAGTATGCAAAGTGATGCACCTGCCTGCAGCACATGCGGGCACATCACTGTGCGTTCAGGCACTTGTTACAAATGCCTGAATTGCGGGAACAGCATGGGTTGTAGCTGA
- a CDS encoding geranylgeranylglyceryl/heptaprenylglyceryl phosphate synthase, giving the protein MYKKIYNSFIERKAKGTKSFAVLIDPDKVTPAGIADLTAKCTEAKVDYIFLGGSLVITNHLDEVVQQIKATCSIPVILFPGSPSQVSRYADALLYLSVISGRNPELLIGQHVVSAAAVKKSALEVISTGYLVIDGGAPTTVSYISNTTPIPADKDDIAMVTAMAGDMLGMKVIYMDAGSGARKPITESMIHRVASQVDIPVIVGGGIRDAEKAYRNCKAGADIIVVGNAIEKDFSLIKEIADAVHQAPVNVNR; this is encoded by the coding sequence ATGTATAAAAAAATATACAATTCCTTTATTGAAAGAAAGGCAAAAGGTACAAAGTCATTCGCAGTTCTGATTGATCCCGATAAGGTAACCCCTGCCGGTATTGCTGATCTGACTGCCAAATGCACTGAGGCGAAGGTTGATTATATATTTTTAGGCGGAAGTCTTGTGATCACTAACCATCTCGATGAGGTGGTGCAGCAGATCAAGGCTACCTGCTCTATTCCGGTTATCCTGTTCCCGGGTAGCCCTTCGCAGGTTTCACGATATGCAGACGCATTGCTTTACCTTTCCGTGATCTCCGGCCGTAATCCCGAATTACTCATTGGCCAGCACGTGGTTTCCGCTGCGGCAGTGAAAAAAAGTGCCCTGGAAGTGATCTCTACCGGTTACCTGGTCATTGACGGAGGTGCCCCTACCACCGTTTCCTACATTAGTAATACTACCCCCATTCCTGCGGATAAAGATGATATCGCTATGGTTACTGCCATGGCCGGCGACATGCTGGGCATGAAGGTGATCTATATGGATGCCGGCAGCGGCGCCCGTAAACCTATTACGGAAAGCATGATCCACAGAGTTGCCAGCCAGGTGGACATTCCGGTTATTGTTGGTGGCGGTATCCGCGATGCGGAAAAAGCCTACCGCAATTGTAAGGCCGGTGCAGATATTATTGTTGTTGGTAATGCCATTGAAAAAGACTTTTCCCTTATCAAGGAAATTGCTGATGCCGTACATCAGGCTCCGGTGAATGTTAATCGCTAA
- a CDS encoding LytR/AlgR family response regulator transcription factor — translation MKKALIIDDERLARSELKKLLADHPEIVVVGEAVNAKDGMEKIETLRPDLLFLDIQMPDKTGFDLLAELERTPQVIFTTAYDEYALKAFEYNALDYLLKPIEPKRLADAIHKLHQVDEKERLAAASGIRNILGESDQVFVKDGDRCWFVKLQEIRLFESVGNYARVYFETNKPLILKSLNALEERLDERVFFRANRKHIVNLRMIERIDTYFNGGLLLEMRGGEKIEVSRRQAVKFKEMMSL, via the coding sequence ATGAAAAAAGCATTGATCATAGACGATGAAAGGCTGGCCCGGAGCGAACTAAAGAAACTCCTGGCGGATCACCCGGAAATAGTGGTAGTAGGAGAGGCGGTGAATGCAAAAGACGGGATGGAAAAGATAGAAACGCTGAGGCCTGACCTTTTATTCCTGGACATCCAGATGCCGGATAAAACCGGATTTGACCTCCTGGCGGAGCTGGAAAGAACGCCCCAGGTAATATTTACCACGGCATATGACGAATATGCCCTCAAGGCATTCGAATACAATGCCCTGGACTATTTGCTGAAGCCCATAGAACCTAAGCGGCTGGCAGATGCCATTCACAAACTGCACCAGGTGGATGAAAAGGAAAGACTGGCGGCCGCTTCCGGTATCCGGAATATCCTGGGAGAAAGTGACCAGGTATTTGTAAAGGATGGAGACCGTTGCTGGTTTGTAAAGCTCCAGGAGATCCGCCTCTTTGAGAGCGTGGGTAACTATGCGAGGGTATATTTTGAAACGAATAAACCCCTCATCCTCAAATCACTCAACGCACTCGAAGAAAGGCTGGACGAAAGGGTGTTCTTCCGGGCTAACCGCAAACACATCGTGAACCTGCGAATGATAGAAAGGATCGATACATACTTCAACGGAGGCCTGCTGCTGGAAATGCGCGGAGGGGAAAAAATAGAAGTGAGCCGCCGCCAGGCAGTGAAGTTTAAAGAAATGATGAGCTTATAA
- a CDS encoding sensor histidine kinase, producing MFKRLSKYWWCQILGWGAYAFLYFFFGYFFDFLGTSMLIHVLEVVVLGILITHAFRAIIVKFKWIEKPFENVAIYFFFGILVCAALDSFLLTCLAWLINPSHLEFDFNNYWLKVIFQQTVFLALWAVIYFMWHYVEESRNSQLGQLKLEATVRTLELKTIKSQLNPHFIFNALNSIRALVDENPRRARTAITELSNILRNSMQADKAETVSMENELSIVKDYLALENIRFEERLKVQYDIDPETLELPIPPLMLQTLVENAIKHGISREVNGGLILIGSHVHDMQHEITIRNTGQIIENLNGNGFGLASTRQRLGLLFGRRASFEIYNLDKATVEAKVLMPLL from the coding sequence ATGTTTAAACGCTTGTCAAAATATTGGTGGTGTCAGATTCTGGGGTGGGGAGCTTATGCCTTTCTTTACTTTTTCTTCGGTTACTTCTTCGACTTCCTGGGTACCTCCATGTTAATCCACGTTTTAGAGGTGGTGGTACTGGGTATTCTTATCACACACGCTTTTCGGGCAATTATCGTCAAATTTAAATGGATAGAAAAACCATTTGAGAACGTAGCCATCTACTTTTTCTTTGGTATCCTGGTATGTGCTGCGCTGGACTCCTTTTTACTGACCTGCCTGGCCTGGCTGATCAATCCCAGCCACCTGGAGTTCGATTTTAATAATTACTGGCTGAAGGTGATCTTTCAGCAAACGGTTTTCCTGGCACTGTGGGCTGTGATCTATTTCATGTGGCATTATGTGGAGGAGAGCCGGAATTCCCAACTGGGGCAATTAAAGCTGGAGGCCACTGTGCGAACCCTGGAGCTTAAGACCATCAAATCGCAGCTGAACCCGCATTTTATCTTCAATGCCCTCAACAGTATCAGGGCACTGGTAGATGAAAACCCCCGCCGGGCACGTACTGCCATCACGGAATTAAGCAATATCCTGCGCAATTCCATGCAGGCGGATAAAGCAGAAACTGTGAGCATGGAAAACGAATTGAGCATCGTAAAAGATTATCTTGCATTAGAAAATATCCGTTTTGAGGAAAGACTTAAAGTGCAATATGATATAGACCCGGAAACGTTGGAGTTACCCATACCGCCGCTGATGCTGCAAACCCTTGTAGAAAACGCCATCAAACATGGAATTTCCCGGGAAGTGAACGGCGGCCTGATCCTGATAGGTTCCCATGTGCACGATATGCAGCATGAGATCACCATCCGGAATACCGGGCAGATCATAGAAAACCTGAACGGCAACGGATTTGGCCTGGCCAGCACCCGCCAACGGCTGGGTTTGCTGTTCGGCAGACGTGCCTCATTTGAAATCTATAACCTTGATAAAGCAACTGTTGAAGCAAAAGTGCTGATGCCGTTGTTATAA